A region of Zeugodacus cucurbitae isolate PBARC_wt_2022May chromosome 5, idZeuCucr1.2, whole genome shotgun sequence DNA encodes the following proteins:
- the LOC105212019 gene encoding lipopolysaccharide-induced tumor necrosis factor-alpha factor homolog has translation MNNVHSISNDIEMVVEPQLSNFSTIPINLNPRVGRESTLIRCPQCKCTVTTDIRYRSTVKTHLACLLLSWTCCFCCLPYCMNSCRDANHFCPMCGTFIGTYES, from the exons ATGAACAATGTGCACTCTATCAGCAATGATATTGAAATGGTCGTTGAGCCTCAGCTGTCTAATTTCTCAACTATTCCCATAAATCTAAATCCGCGTGTGGGTCGAGAATCTACACTAATACGCTGTCCACAATGTAAATGCACAGTGACGACGGATATTCGATATCGTTCGACGGTAAAAACGCATTTGGCTTGCCTATTGCTTTCATGGACTTG ttgTTTCTGCTGTTTGCCGTATTGTATGAATAGCTGCCGTGATGCGAATCATTTCTGTCCCATGTGTGGCACTTTCATAGGCACCTATGAATCCTAA
- the LOC105212020 gene encoding lipopolysaccharide-induced tumor necrosis factor-alpha factor homolog, with product MSGIQDPYDSGIQMTVEPQLPNFTTIPINPNPRVGPKPTQIRCPQCKCKVTTDIRYRATTRTHLACILLTWTCFCCCLPYCMNTCRNANHYCPMCGTFIGAYES from the exons ATGTCTGGTATTCAAGACCCGTATGACAGTGGTATACAGATGACCGTTGAGCCTCAGTTGCCTAATTTCACAACAATCCCCATTAATCCAAATCCGCGGGTGGGTCCAAAACCTACACAAATACGCTGTCCACAATGTAAATGTAAGGTGACGACGGATATTCGATATCGTGCGACGACTAGAACGCACTTGGCTTGTATACTGCTTACATGGACTTG tttttgctGCTGTTTGCCGTACTGCATGAACACTTGCCGCAATGCGAATCACTACTGCCCCATGTGTGGCACTTTCATAGGCGCATATGAATCTTAA